Part of the Paenibacillus guangzhouensis genome is shown below.
TGACATTAAGCTAACGGGACACGTTAGTTCAACAGAGAGGGGAGTAGTTTGCTACGGCAGCTGCTCCTTGTTTTTATTAAGCTAACGGGCAGGACAACGTAATAAAAGGTAGAATTAATTCAGAATATGGTCCTACAAAAGGAGTGCAATCAATGAAGTTTTTCACGAAGGAAGTAAAGAAAATATTAATTGATGAGTGCTTATTTCATTGCATAATTAACCAAACGCCTTCAAATGAGTCAATAAGTTTTAAAGTATATCCATCAAACACCAAAACATCGTATCTTTTGATATTGTTTTCTTGGAAAGTAAATTGGTCTACCAACTTATGTAAACCGATTGCATGTGCTAGCTTAATTAAATATGCAATAAAAAATGGTTGGGATTATACAAAAGAAAAAAGAGTAATGAAATTAGACCAAGGCGATTATCTTGTCAATGAATTAAGATTAAATCCATAATTAATTATGCTAACGGGACATAAAATGAGCGGACTGCGTCAAAAGCCAATTCCTGTTTGGTGGCGCGAAATAACACTTCGATGCGACAGCAGAATTGCTGAATTTATTCGAGTATAATACAGCTTGTAGAAGATAGGTGGAGGGTATGGAACGAAAGTATTGGGTGCCGGCGTTGGAGCGTGGGCATGAAGTATTGGCTTGTATCGCATGTCATCCTTCGAAGCTGAGATTGATCGACCTGTGCGCGGCAACAGGGATTAATAAGAGCACGATGTTCTCGCTCTTGCATACGATGGAGTCGCTGGAATGGGTTAAGCGCGAGAAGGGAGATACGTACGTATTAGGCTCGACGTTCGCGTATCTCGGCAACGCTTATTTCTCCAACATAGACGTCGTGAAGCTGTTTATGCAGCATGCTGCCGCAGCAGTAGCCGTTGTTGGTGAAACGGCGCAATTGGCGCGGCTTGAGGGAGAGCATGTCGTTTACCTCGCGAAAGTTGAAGCACCAACACCAGTCCGTTT
Proteins encoded:
- a CDS encoding IclR family transcriptional regulator; translated protein: MERKYWVPALERGHEVLACIACHPSKLRLIDLCAATGINKSTMFSLLHTMESLEWVKREKGDTYVLGSTFAYLGNAYFSNIDVVKLFMQHAAAAVAVVGETAQLARLEGEHVVYLAKVEAPTPVRLLSEPGRRIPAYTTALGKVLLAARGDAEVKRLYRDQAFLPLTSNTLKDMNELLLLLPRIREQGYAEDLEELAAGFCCLAVPVTDVFGRVLAAASFSIPTGQWDSKKELARDELSRLSGQLSSLL